accgctgctgctcactgctcgcctcacctcccagggtaaatcaagggcgatgggtcaatgcagagaacaatttcgccacacctagtgtgtgtgtgacaatcattggtactttactttactttactttaaccATAGAGCCCATCAgcggcgccgaaaagggggggtaaaggagacggattctaggggcccatgatggaggggggcccagaaaggcccctaatgatgatgaaattataatacagaaaaaataatgacactgtgttgggggccctgtaaagattcttttcatggggcccaaaatccctagcggcacccctggagcccattgttgggccgggAGAGCCCCCTACAGGGCTGCCAAAAATATATTTCCCAGGGTAgtcagttgcaatacacttttccaccacttgtggcagtaatgacaatatcaaacaaacagaataaGTCTAGAGCTAAAGTCATAAAGTTTTTTAAAAGCAAAAGTTATGACTAAAGTggggaagctgtattttcatttgcacttaaattttattgatcaTTTTCTAAGAAtcataaattatttattattatcattgtacataccattatttttcatcagtttttatgaatcTCTTCAtatccactatatatatatatatatatttttttagtaaatCAGCCTGACCCAAGGCTAAAGTTTATGtgtttaataattaatattatttgcgattaacacatggttttaaagagttgtgaatctttgggcacaacGCGATTCGATTTGATTGGATTTTtggggtaacgatttgattcaaaaccaacactttttcaataaaattgggtgccagttctatgattaactacattcctccataaaatagataaatagctCTGATAATTCTTTATatgacttaaaagaaaactggttttgtttaataaaattctacccaaacatttaataaagtcaaatacaaataaggcaacaagagaagtacccaacacttctcttttgtaaagtaaagctGTACACCAGATATGAtcttctacatcaacaatatgatttgcctgaatatgttaaaataaatagatttttttgtttagttGATTAAAAATTGTTAATCACGATTGATTCAAAAATCGGCTTTTTTGACACCTatggttttatatcatttgacaaggtgtatcctgttaaactgtaagtaagttaatttaattattgaatacgattaaaatcaagagcaaAATTTACTAATTAATATGAGTGGGCCTTGGGTCCCTATGTCTTGAAAATTGTGGGCCCTGAGTTAAAAAAGATTAgtcctaaataaaaaaatagcaaatattttttgactattttttgaatattttcatcattttgggTAATTTTTTGCTCTTATTTTACCATAAATGTTGTTACTCTGAATGGAATAATTTTTTccctaaggttttttttttcacgttaaatttttatatttttatttcaaattcttTAATATATCAACGATACATTGGGAAGCCATTTTAGCCCAGTGAAGTGCTGCCTCGAAGAAAAAGTCCTTAGGGACTTAAGTGTGTAAAATAGagttgtttttactttatttgctCAAATCTCTTAATCAACTTTAGTCATAAATAAACATGTTAATGTCATGTTAATTACATTTTAACCCTTAGGATATTTCAGGGACATTTTAGTCTATTTTTGactgttatgtttttattttgttgttactCTGAATGGATATTTTTTCCTAAACAGGTTTTTTCATGTCCAATTTTCACAGCAAAAAAGTTCTCAGGAATCTaagtgtgtattaaaaaaatggattcatatattttaaacttatttttgctcaaatctaaacatgtcatgtttttatatttttttatttttatttttaaccctTAGATAATTTAGGGACTCTTTGCCCTTCAGGTAAATTTCTGCCCCATTTTAAACAGAAACAATTTTCTCATgttcagttttatttttatttttttcatttatccaCAATAAACCGGAAAATAATTTAGTCCCGTCAAGTTCTGCCAGTACCCAAAAAGTCCTCAGATAGTTAAGCGTGTATAAAACATGttctgatttatttttatttatttttatttatttttaactttttttttttttttttgctaaaaaaatccTAATTAAACTTAGTCCTAAATAAGAATAGCAACTATGTCGTGTTTagaaatattaatatttttggaGTATTTTGGGGACTTTACCCtcctttcaggtacatttttgctCTAATTTGGTTGTGTTACTCCAAATTGAATTATTATTCAATTATTATTGAATTTATATTTCaaattctttcgtatctcaaaaATACACTATTTTAGCCCATTTAAAGTCTatataaaacaacattttattttatttcatttatttgctcaaatatACTAATATGCCTTAGTCCTAAATAAAATAGCaaacatgtcatgtttttttttaccatttaaatgcCAATTTAATCTAATTGTCATTTTTCCATTTTGAAATCCTCCATATATTAACTGTTAAAGGGTTGACTACACACAAGATTAGTAATAAAACTACATTTGttgaatttttagttttttgccgTTTTAGTTTCCAAACTTAGTAGTAATTTAGTACAAAAGGATAAAAAAGTCCCCACTGACTACCATTATAACTCCATGTTTTAACTGAAACACAATATAATCATGCATTTTCTCATTTCAGTGTCTCATTTtgaagaaaaatattacaatttgtcATATTAACAGTTTGGAAGTTGATGGGACAATTTTGGCGACGTGTTTCTCACAGTATGATGTAATGACGTGATGATGTAATGGTTGAGAGATGTTTTCATTCTGGTGTTAAATGATGTATTCCTCAGAGGGTTGATTATGAATAGATGACATTATAAATTACTTGAATTATTAAAGTATGTGATCTTTTTGATCAATCGTAACTAAAATGAGCTACACGTTGatataatgttaaaaaacaattattaattCGAACAATTTTGTTAAGAATTTGTACTTATTTATACCTTACCCAAAAACATGTCAATTTTACGGACATATCCATATTATTATCATAGCTAATATATAGAGCAGGCTGCATGTAAACGATGATTACTTCTTCCAGCAGCTTGTTTGCAGGTCATTTTTACACGTTTACCTTCCTGCCAATGAGGCGTGTACAGTAAGTGGCAGTTTGTGCCTGTTTTAAACGCTCCTCAGTGGAATGGGACCCTGCTCTCTTTGCTCGCTCTGATGCATAAGCAGCAGGCACATGAATATTCATGAAGCTTTATGGAATTGGCCAATAACAAGTGTTGTTGTAAGGGCAGACTGACAATGACaagaggctgtttgcaacctttacggGATGAACCATGTTCATTTATTGGTCTGTATTACCCACCCTGGTCTTTGGTATTTTCCCGCAAAAGTTGTTGGGGGTAGAGGAAGTACGTAGTCATGCTTGTATTGTAACCAATAAAAAGGCGTTTAACATATTGTTCAGAGGAGGCCACGCCCCTAAGATTGAAgtcgtaaacaaacaaacaaaaatgtatcTCTAGATTTCTATTTGTTTCTTTGTTcaggattaatgcaatattttttggttATTAATAAGAATTAACtcgttcattttgacagccctatttaaaacaaacaaagaaacaaaaaaaagaaatttgtTGCCAAAAAATGGTTTAAAAGATTTTTGCAACCAAAAAATGACTTGTGACCACAAAAATGATTTGTAGCCCAAAGAAAACAATATGTAACcaaaaaggatttgcaataaaaaaatttgCATCCCAAAAAATTATTTGTTACAAAAAACTATTCATAACAAAAAAATCCTCCCCAGAAAAAACGATTTCTTACcaaaacaaaaatttagtaaccaaaaaatatataatataataataatgatttgtaACCAAATTAAAGATTTGTACCCCTAAAAAGATTTCTAAAGATTTGCAAACctaaaaaaaatttgtaattaaaaacattatttttttaccaaaaacaaaacgatttaacaaaataaaaaaagatgtatAACCAAAATAACAGTTTGAAAAAGAACAAATTATTTGcaacttaaacaaaaaatatttgtaaccaaaAGATTTGTTGCCCTAAAAACGAtttcaaaataacaaaaaaatgtaacTAAAAGAACCCCAAAATTATTTGTAATCCCCCCCCCAGAAAAATATTTGTAccctaaaaaatattttacccccccccccccccaaataattgaaaaaaaaaaattcataaccaaaaaaatcccccccaaaaatgtgtaGCCAAAAATGATTTGAAACTCTTAAACgatttgaaacaaaaaaatatataaatatatatttgtaaccATAACAAAGATTTGTAGCCCCAAAAAATGACAACAAATGATTTGAtacaaaaaacaatttgcaaccaaaaacaatattggtgactaaaaaactgatttttaacCAGAAACAAAATGATTTGTTTTACCACAAAAAAGATTTGTACCCAGAAAAAACGATTTCCTACCAAAACAAAAattttggaacaaaaaaaaaaacaatatatatatatatatatatgtatttgtaaccAATGATGATTTGTAACCAAATTAAACTTAAACGatttgaaacaaacaaaaaaagatttgcaaacctaaaaaaatgtgtgactaaaaaaatgatttttaaccaAAAACAAAACGATTTAACAAAATAAGAAAAGATGTATAACCAAAATAACAATTTGAAAAAATGATTTCcaaccaaaaacaaaaaatatttgtaaccaaaAGAAAGATTTGTTGCCCTAAAaccgatttaaaaataaaaactgtaacTAAAAGAACCCCAAAATGATTtgtaatcccccccaaaaaatattaaagcaaaaaacaacaacaaaaaaatcaatttgaaaccaaaaaaataaagctgtgtaaccaaatattatatattttatatttaattgtaaatttaaatttgttttgcaaatgtttttacttttttgttgggTACAAAAAGACACACAATTGTCTCCATTGCAACACAAGATGGAAGTTGAattgtaaatgtaaacaaaataaacatttgcacCCAAAAAACATTCTTTCTAACGCCTTAAAAATTAATCACAACCAAAtaaattttttgtttaaaattatttttgttttaattcaaatCAGATTAATTTTGTTTGGTATAAAACgacatacatttttttcaacGAGTAAAAGCAGGAAAGAATGGAGGCACTATCAATTCAAGACAAAATTGGACTTATTTGAGAGAATAATATTAAGGCATGTATTCATGGACAGTATCATCACTATGGAATATGCAGCCTTTGGGGGATTTATTCACCTCGTTTATCAATACGATTTATTAATGTTTTCTTCATGCTGAACATTGCACCAAAGACGCCACACAACAACGCACGCATTCCTTCCATGTGCTAGTTTCTTATAGAAAAGTGATAAAATGTAACAATATGGAGGGTaagaaaaataaatcataaacgtgtgttcatagtttatttaaaaaaaaattaaaaatctgtgggtttttttttgttttaacaattttttcactttacaatataatataatcttAGATTTATGAAAATATATTAAAGCCAGAATATATATTGGAATTATTTCCACAGGCGAGAATATTTTCACTCTGCTTTCAATCAATTTGTGCTAAGAAGTTGCTGGTTGTGACCTTCATGTGCTCGACAGACTCACAAGCAATTATTACATTTATGGTTTTCATAATCGCATATTCTCATTTTGTTATTGTCGGCATGAAATGTTTAAACAAGACATGGCAATCAATGCTTCGTCACCCAGCAAACGGCAGTATTATGCTACTGTGCTTTGGGGGTATAGGGTCAGTTTTTGGCAACAGTGTGGCACgtttaaggttaaaaaaaaaagaagtccacTTTTGAACAGAACTTGGATGAAATGAGCACAAAAAAAGTCACAAAATGTTGCACATTCTGCTGATTTGTGGGAAACGAAATCCAGTGTGGAGATTGTCTTCTGGCAGTTTAGGGACTCCATCCAGGATCTCAAGGTTTGGCAAGCAGGAGAAAACACTGCAGGACAGGGAGTGAACATGAAAGTGGTGTTGCaacggcatctgtaaagctgaagttaacacttttttaaaaattttaagtcTTGGGTAaataaaaagtactaaaaaaaaatgccaaaatggaaTATGCAGCTtattaattgttgttttttttactccacgTTCAGCTTTTTCCTGTAGGTGTCGCTACAGCGAGTCAATGCAGGAATAAATGGTTTAGGGCTCAGCGTTTACTAGGAGTTCAGTTCAAAATTTGGAGAcaatttttttgcatttaaaaatgtaaaaaaaaaagtattttaaaaccaatacaatatgatTAAAATATGAAAGTGCATTTAAAAAGATAATAGTTTTCTTttaaataacaaatttaacataattaaaacataaattagcattttcccccaaaaaattataattcAACATAAGACATTAATTTGcatttaacatttttttcaattgttttttttattgtgtttttaaatcacaaaTTTTACATAATTCGAACATACATTTGACATTATAAAATGTAAAACAATTTAGGTTTTAATGAACAAATTTACCATAATTAAACACATTTCCATTTAAATAgcaaatgtaataattaaaaatttgcatttaaaaatgtaaaaggatatgttttgaaattacataaaaatattttaaacaaattagcattttgaaaatgtttttgtgttttgaaATACATGTGACATATTCAAAACCATAATTGgcattttcaaaatgtttaaattttgtgtttttaaataacgaatttaacattttttcaaaatgttgtattgaaataacacattttaatttgatttaatttaaagtATGTTTTAAACGTAACAAAACATGAattagcattttcaaaatgtttaaatgttttttaaataattaatttaacatactgcaacaaaaacaaaatgttttgaaATAACAATTAAACCAAatttgcattttatttattttctaaaaatgtttttaaataaatgtaacataattaaaacatacattttcatttttcaaataagtttttttaaataacaaactTAACATAATTAAAATATAAATGAGCATTTTCGACATTAAAACGTTTTAAACAACTAATTCAACAAATAAAACAGATAtgcatataaaaatgtttttaaaaatatgttataGCAAGTTTAACATAATTAGAATATAAATTTGCATTatgaaatctaaaaaaaaaagtttttaaataacaaatataataaCAATTAATACATCAATTagcattaaacatttgttttacttagtgtttttaaataaaaaaaataacataataaaacgtgcattttaaaaaaagttttaaatgtcaaatcatcaaaatataaattaaatttttttttaaaaatgtaactgttaAAACATGCATTTCACAcatgttatttaaatgtaatgtaattaaaACAATTAGAATTTTAAGATATtgtattttcaaacaaaaattaataaaggTAAAACATCAATTTGcatttaaattttaaaaacattttgtttttgaaacaacaaatttaacatttaaaaacatatttgcattttgttttgtgtttttaaataaatgtaacataATTAAAATAATCTGTATTTTCAGAAATGTTTAgtttaaaattttatttaaaaacacaaaattaattaaaacataaatTTGCATTTtaagttttttcaaatgtgttttgaAATTACAATTTTAACATAGAACAGTttgttttacatattttttttaatgtgttttggaATAAAtgtaacatacctaaaacataaaaaagcattttccaaactttaaaaaaatgtttttaaataacaaaTGTAATACTATAAACGCTAAATTTACAGTtacgaaaaataaaaacataaaattatGAATTAGCAATTATTTATTTGGAATTAcagattcaacaacaaaaaatgtgcattttcaaaatgttgaaaaatttaataattttacatcatGCAAAAAGGGGGCCCCACAGGCGGTGCCTGCAGGGTCCCTGGATCTAACCTTCATTGAAAGTGATGGATATTATTCGAATTCCTCCAACTTATCAGTGCAAACCAAACATGACGTCATATTTGCATTGGTCCAAATACATCCACGCCTTCTCCCTgtctggtactctctgcagttgagtaagtgTTGAGATGCTTACTGTGCGCGGTAGTCCTGAGCGAAGGCGACCGGGTTGAGGGCGAGGTTGAGGGAGCGCAGAGGACTGTTCCTCAGAGTGTCCAGCCCCCCCAGAGAGGCGATGGCGTTCTCGGCCAGACAGAGTTGCTCCACAGCTGGCAGCTTTGGCAGGTGGAGCAGACACACCAGGTGGTTCCGCTGCAGGTTGAGGACTTTGCACCTGACCAGAAGAAAAGCCggcacgttttttttgtttttttaaccacaCAGCAGGTTTTTGGCGGCGTACCTTGGCAGGCGGACCGAAGTCAGGTTGCTGAGGGAATTGTCGACCAGCTGCAGTCGCTCCACGCGGATCAACCTGTGCAGGATGCGGAGGAAGTTCTCCCGCTGGAAAGGCTCGCCCAGGTCCTGGTAGGACAGATTTAACTCCTGAGAGGACGCAGCAGTTAGTAGGGAAGCTCTGATGTCATCGTGCCAACACTAAAAAACTGACCCGGCAGTTTTCCCAATTCTCTTGTCTTCTCTCCTCCCAACTCGGTCCTTCCTCCTCtctcctcatcctcatcctccATCTCTGCTCACCAGCTGCCTCTTCATCGCCGTGGAAGAGCTCGTCAGCGCTTGGACCTTTGGAACACATTTTCTGTTCATCATCAACATCACTGACAAATTTTATAGCGGAAAGGTTTCATAGGGccccatttgtcacggtttacctgacacatgaaacctgACGAATTGAGAGGGTGCACTATCCATTTCAGGGtattaaatatctaaaaatgtgttttgtggaaattccaacccccccgccccccctcttttcctctcatgcgagatccgCCCGGGAATGAGGCCATATAAATCTCTTCCCGGCTGTAATGAAAATATTCTGTAGAAGGACcattccacccatccatccatccatccattttctaccgcttgtccctttcggggttccattccgttccaaataaactgaaatgtCAGGCAATTTTATTTCATCTTTGTCCAAGGTTACTAAGCTGAAGATGACGTATTTGACTAAAACTAGTAGGCGTgcacaaaataaaaaagtatgtaaatatatacacatatatatatatatatatgtatatatatatttatgtatatatatatatatgtctacatatgtatgtatatatttatatgtatatatatatacatatgtatgtgtatatatatatatatatatatatatacgtgtgtgtgtatatatatatatatatacatatgtatatatatatgtgtgtgtacatacatacatatgtatacatacatatatgtatacatatgtatatactgtatatgtatgtgtatgtatttatatacgtatagatagatagtacttatatatgtgtataatatatatatatatatatatatatatatgcatacatatatgtatatatatatacacgtatataccgtacacacatacatacgtatatatatatatatagatggatacaTTTTGTTAATTTATGTTcataatgtatgtatgcatatatatgtatatatatatgtgtatatatgtatatatatatatatatatatatatatatatatatatatatatatatatatatatatatatatatatatatatatatatatatatatatatatatatatatatatacatatacatatatatatgtatatatgtatatatgtatatgtatatgtatatatatgtatatatacaggtaaaagccagtaaattagaatattttgaaaaacttgcacacagcgca
The genomic region above belongs to Nerophis lumbriciformis linkage group LG30, RoL_Nlum_v2.1, whole genome shotgun sequence and contains:
- the LOC133572896 gene encoding uncharacterized protein, with the protein product MSESSSDVNTFSAGSLPKSYSSRYSELGVAHLPASARHGSDSGLGSTPLPSSRFRFVSWHHLAHCHLTGDQLTCPRVREGPSADELFHGDEEAAGEQRWRMRMRREEEGPSWEERRQENWENCRELNLSYQDLGEPFQRENFLRILHRLIRVERLQLVDNSLSNLTSVRLPRCKVLNLQRNHLVCLLHLPKLPAVEQLCLAENAIASLGGLDTLRNSPLRSLNLALNPVAFAQDYRAHVFSCLPNLEILDGVPKLPEDNLHTGFRFPQISRMCNIL